In a genomic window of Lathamus discolor isolate bLatDis1 chromosome 4, bLatDis1.hap1, whole genome shotgun sequence:
- the ILDR1 gene encoding immunoglobulin-like domain-containing receptor 1 — protein sequence MSPRGRWALLLAWLPAGCLSLLVTVQDAERYTTLFATVILKCDYSTSAQLQDVVVTWRFKSFCKDPIFDYYSASYQAGLNLHQDPSTDCNDSQRKVRIVIQKYGQKEPVLGVDYQQRKITIQNRADLVISEVMWWDHGVYYCTVEAPGDTSGDMDKEVKLIVLHWLTVILIVLGGLLLLLLIGVCWCQCCPQYCCCYIPCVCCPTRCCCNEEALERYRIMKQAQALAPWISPNMFYRGGDRNSQLSSYQLNPLLQRDVSLQNSLPLVQPQAQLSANKGVLDYLESEIQNLNMSQLQPPSHQRQAAQPSLLSSLGSEIMPPLTDRISIHGSSNCSRPQRAARALRTWDYAAEDKRENRRWPLPSSGDSHSSYSREPWDRQQEDHPQRQRTDGYNGRSLHSRRDASPPCQADRGRGSSSSCSFYPEEAKERSGHHRGGRQEPAGRRDYQHHTSRSNSSGQRRHSYSPPSRQGSWSSSEEQVHLPVTNRRQRSRSREWPEDNPPSYRSLEIIPGQEKKHKGSAGPRSGRGSSHSGRSIVI from the exons ATGTCACCGCGCGGGCGGTGGGcgctgctgctggcctggctgcCGGCCG GTTGCCTCTCCCTCCTGGTGACAGTGCAGGATGCTGAGCGTTATACCACCTTATTTGCCACCGTCATCCTCAAGTGTGACTATAGCACctcagctcagctgcaggatGTGGTGGTGACCTGGCGCTTCAAATCCTTCTGCAAGGACCCCATCTTTGACTACTACTCGGCCT CATACCAGGCTGGTTTAAATCTTCACCAGGACCCATCTACTGACTGCAATGACAGCCAGCGAAAGGTGCGCATTGTCATCCAGAAATATGGGCAGAAGGAACCTGTGCTGGGTGTTGACTATCAGCAACGAAAGATCACCATTCAGAACC GGGCAGACCTTGTCATCAGTGAGGTCATGTGGTGGGACCATGGCGTGTACTACTGCACTGTGGAAGCTCCAGGAGATACCTCAGGTGATATGGACAAAGAAGTTAAGCTGATTGTTCTCC ACTGGCTCACAGTAATCCTCATCGTTCTCGGTggccttctcctccttctgctgATTGGAGTGTGCTGGTGCCAGTGCTGCCCCCAGTATTGCTGCTGCTACATCCCATGTGTCTGCTGCCCTACCCGGTGCTGCTGTAATGAGGAAG CACTGGAACGGTACCGGATCATGAAGCAGGCTCAGGCACTTGCACCTTGGATATCACCCAACATGTTCTACAGAGGTGGCGACAGGAACTCACAACTTTCCTCTTACCAGCTGAACCCTCTACTGCAACGAG ATGTGTCTCTGCAGAACAGTCTTCCACTGGTGCAGCCACAAGCTCAGCTTTCTGCTAACAAGGGTGTTTTGGACTATCTGGAGTCTGAAATCCAAAACCTTAACATGtcacagctccagccacccTCCCACCAGCGgcaggctgcacagcccagcctGCTGTCCTCCCTGGGCTCTGAGATCATGCCACCTCTCACAGATCGTATCTCCATCCATGGGAGCAGCAACTGTTCACGGCCACAGAGAGCTGCTCGCGCCCTCAGAACTTGGGACTATGCAGCAGAGGACAAGAGGGAAAACCGGAGGTGGCCCTTGCCTTCCAGTGGGGATTCTCATTCCAGCTACAGCCGGGAGCCCTGGGACAGGCAGCAAGAGGACCATCCTCAGAGGCAGAGGACAGATGGCTACAATGGCAGGTCCCTGCACTCCAGACGGGATGCGTCACCCCCATGCCAAGCTgacaggggcaggggcagcagcagcagctgcagtttctATCCGGAGGAGGCCAAGGAGCGCTCCGGCCATCATCGTGGTGGGAGACAGGAGCCCGCAGGGAGGCGAGACTACCAGCACCATACCAGCAGAAGCAATAGCTCAGGTCAACGGCGGCACAGCTACTCTCCCCCCTCTCGCCAAGGGTCATGGAGCTCCTCAGAAGAGCAAGTTCATCTCCCGGTGACAAACCGCAGGCAGCGGTCCCGGTCTCGGGAATGGCCAGAAGATAACCCCCCCAGTTACCGCTCCTTAGAAATCATCCCAGGTCAAGAGAAGAAGCACAAAGGCAGTGCAGGGCCACGCTCG GGCAGAGGAAGTTCCCACAGTGGAAGAAGCATAGTCATTTAA
- the LOC136013197 gene encoding apovitellenin-1, which produces MLQSRALVIALILLLSTTLPEVHSKSVFEKDRRDWLVIPDAIAAYIYEAVNKMSPKVGQFLADAAQTPAVVVTRNFLIRETTKLSILAEQLVEKIKNLWYTKVLGY; this is translated from the exons ATGCTGCAATCCAGGGCATTGGTGATAGCTCTGATTCTGCTCCTTAGCACGACTCTCCCTG AAGTGCATTCAAAGTCCGTCTTTGAAAAAGACCGTCGTGACTGGTTGGTCATCCCTGATGCAATTGCAGCTTACATCTATGAAGCTGTGAACAAGATGTCCCCTAAAGTTGGTCAGTTCTTGGCAGATGCTGCCCAGACTCCAGCAGTTGTTGTGACCAG GAACTTCCTCATCAGAGAAACAACTAAACTCAGTATACTGGCTGAACAGCtggtggaaaaaataaagaacctGTGGTACACAAAAGTCCTAGGCTACTAG